The Novosphingobium resinovorum nucleotide sequence GCTGAAACCGCGAATTGAATAGTTTTCGCTATAGGTTCCCGTGATGCCGTTGCTGAACACGGCCGGATCAGTCGCGGCAATGACTGCGGTGATATCCTGCGCTTGCCGGTCGCTGATATATTTCTCGGTATAAGCCGCGACGCTGAACGGTGTTTCCATGAAATCCCGGTTGCCCAGAAACCCTGCACGCCCACCGGTCGCTACCTGCCCGCCCGCGTAGGGCTCGGAAGTGCTGCCTGGGGTGCCTGCACCATTACCCTCGACCCTGACCGGGCCGAGCTGGACCGCTCCGTCCGCTGCAACGGGCGCCCCTTCCAGGCGGACTGCGTCGCTGCCTTCGAAGCGGAAGGTCAAGCCAGATCCGGTGAGCAGGCGGCTGAGCGCTTCTGCCGGACTGTAGGAGCCGGACAGTGCAGAACTGTTTCGACCTTCGATCAACGGCCCCTGTCCGGTTACCTGAAGCCCGGATTGCTGACTGAAGATCGCCAGCGCCTCGCCCAGAGGCATTGACGGAACATCGAATGCTCGCTGCGCACTGGATTGGGCCATTGCCGGGGCCGACATCATCATTCCGGCAATCGCCGAGGTGCTCAAGAGCAACGCGCTGAAAAACGCCGGGCGTTGCCCGGTCCAATTTCCGCCGATCATATGAAATCTCCACCTGAGTTGACATGCAATTGCGACGCAATTGCGTGTTCAGAAGGAGGATGACTCAGGAAGGCGATTTTCCTGTGTGCCAAACAAAATAATTCAGAAAATTCCTTATTGTATTGACAAATAATGATTTATTTTCACCATTGTCTGGTCACGATGAGCAGCCAGGGCGTAATTTGCTGCACCGCCCCGCCATAAGGGGAAACCATGAGGCTGAGGCTGCGAGCGGGGCGACGGGCATCGTAGACGCCAGTTACAGTTCGCTGACGCAGATCGCGATCCGCTAAAATGATCCGTCCGTTGAACCAGGGACGCAGTTCATCAATGGCGTCTTCAATCGTACGATTCTGAAGAATGATGGATCGTCGGCTCCAGGAACCCGTCAACTGGGGTATCTGATGCCCATGGGTGATGCCCTCCGTGCCATCGACACTGACCCAATCACCTGCCTGCAATAAGGCATTGCCGGTCTGGCTATCTACGGCCACGCGGCCATGCAGCACGGCCACCGTTGCCCCACGCTTAATTTTGCGCACTTCAAATCCTGTGCCGAGGACGCGGGTTGATACGTCTCCCGCTGCCACGCGAAACACTCTGTGTGGATCGTGACGAACCTCAAACATCGCTCGTCCGGCCAGCAGCCTGACAGTGCGCTGGCCCGCACGATAATCGATGGCAACCGCGCTATCAGGCCCCAGTTCAATGTTAGAGCCGTCAGACAGTTGCACGGATTTCACCTCACCCGAACCGGTGACATGATCGGCTTCCATCCGGGTGACCATGGCGGGGCCGGCAAGGATAAGGCCGGCAACAGAGGCTGCCATGGCCATGGCAGCCTTCCCGTAATGCCTGCCAACGAAGTGTGCCGCCGCCCGCCGTCTGCCGCCTTTGAGCGTAGGAAGGGGCAGGGTGGCTGCATGCTGCGACACCGCGCCAAGCAGTCGGGCTGTTTCGCCCATTTCCTTCCACGCAGCAGCATGTGCCGAACTGGCCATAAGCCAATGCTCGAAACGCGTGGCCAACGATACGTCATCAGGTTCTTCACGCAGCGCGATGAACCAGTCTGCCGCCTGTCGCTCAGGCGTCTTGTCGCTCTCCATCAGGTGCTGGCCGGCCGATGATGGCCATGAAGCGGTGTCCATGATGAATAGATGATTGTGAGCACGATTTTTCCTGAACTTTATTGAACGCGCTCGATGTTAGAGCCCTAAACGCCTTTGCCGGTCGCAGATTTCCATGCCCTGCGCGATCAGATTTTGGGTATAGGACAGAGAGAGGCCAAGCTGTGCCGCGACATCCTTGAGCCTGAGGCCTTCAAAATGATAGAGGCGGATCGCTATCTTCTGGCGATCCGGCATGGCCTCGATCGCATCGAGCACAAGCTGCATTGCTTCCCGGCCCATGATCTGGGCTTCGACGGAGGGGCGCTCGTCGACGATATCGGGCATGTCTTCAGGAGCTAACGATGTTTCGCGGCGACGCCGGTTCCGTTCGAAAATCAGGTTGCGGATGACGCGCCTGACATATCCCACAGGTTCATGAATAATGGCGTTCTCGGCCTTGCGCTCCATCAGCAGCCAGGCATCGTGAACGATATCCTCCGCGCCTCGAACTTCGCCCGACACCTGCCGGGCGTACAAGACCAGCTTACCGAGATGTTCTTCATACAAGGCAAAGGGAGAGTGGGTTGGTTTCAAGGCCGGAAGCTCGGGTCACGCCTTGTTGGCGAGGGCGCGCCATGATTGGAGGGCGTAAATTCTGATCGCGGCCGGGGCTCAGATCTCGACGGCGAGATCATCGAAATCGGCCAGTGTACCGCCTTGCGCGATCAGTCTTTCATAGCTTTCGCGTCGCCGCAGATCGATTTCGCTGTTGCTGACTCCGCGCTTCCAATAGCCAGAGACGGCGACATCCCGCTTTTCCAACCCGGCGGACAGGAAATACTGCCGGATGGCCCGCATCTCACTGCGCTCGCCGGCGCCCCATAGAATGTGCGCAGCGGGGTCGTGAAGCGCTTCGGCCCTCTCAAGCAAGGCTGTGCCAGAGCGTCCGGCGCGGTTGCCAATCCTGTGCAGAACCAGGCCGGGAATGGCCGGCAGTTCGGCGAATGCGGCAGAATCGTCGGTCAAAATCCATCCTTCGCCCGCCAGACCTTCCGGCCATTGTTGCATCAGCGCAAACAATGCCGGTATTCCCGAAGCATCCAAAAACAGCGCCACGCGTCGCCCATTCGCCTGAGGAATAATCAGATGCTGGCGCGGACCGACGATCGTAAAACTGTCGCCGATTTTCAGGCTCGCTCCCCATTCCATCATGGGGCTGTCATGCGGATGCTGAACGATATCGAAATCGAACAGGGCAGTCTCGGGATCGTATCGGCGGACGGTATATATGCGCGATGCCTGATCAGAACCGAGCAGGATGCGAAACGCGACATTAGGCAGGGACCATTCCGCCGCCAGTTCATCAGTTTCCAACCGGGCTTTGATCCGCAACAGGCTTAGGCTCGGCCGAACCGCCGACACCACGGTTGCCGACACCTGTTGCAAGCCGCGATCATGCTCTGCTTCCCGCAGTTTACGGTCGGCATTCTCCGTCTCTGCTCCAGCTTGAACTCCTGGGCGCATCATGCAAACTCCGGTATCCGAATAATTAGTACCATGGGTATTACCTAATTAAATGCGCCAGATAGTCCAGCAATCTTTTGCGAGTCGGTCGCAATATGTCCGCAATGACGCCTGAACCCTTGCGTCCACGGCGCGGACGCCCGCCGAGCATCACGCGCGAGCGTATCGCGGCCATCGGGATCGAGATGGGACTGTCTGACCTGACATTCGTCGGCGTCGCGTCGCGCCTGGGGATAAGCCACAAGGCCCTATACAAGCATGTCCCCAGCATCGAGGCGCTCAGGGTGCTGGTGGCCGAGGAGATGTTCGGGAGCTGGTCGCTGCCTCCGGCCGACGAGGAAACGCTTGAGGCATATCTGCTGCGATTCAGCCAGTCGCTGCGGGATCTGGTGAGGTCGCATCCCGGTCTTGCCTGGTTTCTGGTCCGGCAAAAGGCAACTACCCCTGCGATGATGGCGAAAATATACGCTCACCACGAAGCAGTTTCCTCGAAATACGAGATTTCTCTCGATAATGCCCGTTGGCTGCTATCTACGATCGCGCTGCATTGCATCGCGCTTGCAGATACCGTTTTTGCCATTGTGCGAGAGGAAGGCGGCGTGCCGGATCAAAGTGAACCCAGCGCGCTGGAAATCGACTTCGAGCTGGGGATGCGCGCCCTTATCATCGGGGTCATGGTGATGCTGGAAGGGCGCAGGTAGCGTTTCAGGCACTGCACTTACACTGACCTCCGGATATCCTCGCGCCCGGCGCTTTGGCAACTTGCCCGAATCGCTTTCCACGAAGCCGTCATTTCGGAATCGGCCAGTCCATGGCATTCAGAACGGGAACCTGCCGGTCTGCACTTGCGAGCGTAAAATTGGCTGCTGAACGACCGGGAAGGGGCGTCTGCCGCTGGACCGCTTTCCGAGCTAAATCTTTGTAAGGCGGTCATTCTGCTTCCGAGCAGCGGCTTGCCGTCGCCAAATGGCTTGGACGGGTGGGGAGCGGACGTTGCGCTGGCCCACCCCGTCCGGCTAGTTCGCTTCGCTCTCAAGCCTCCCGGCCCTCCCGCTTGCGGGAGGGGGCAGGGGTGGGCAAAGCGCTACGTCAGCTTTGGGGCGTATCCTGCCTCTCATGAAATTCGTCATTGCGAGCGCAGCGAAGCAATCCAGGGCAGAGTTACACCGCCCTGGATTGCTTCGCTGCGCTCGCAATGACGAGGTGGGGAGCGGGTTGAAGGCGGTCCTCAACCACCCCTTTCCAGATACGTCACCGCCCTCGACAGGCTGGCGAACCCCTCCTGCAGATCCGGCAGCGCCCGCGCCGCGCGCGGGGTGAGCGACAGGTCGCCCGGCCCGCGTCGGGGCCGGGCGAACAGCTCTGTCCCCAAATCCCTCTCCAGCCGCGCGACCAGCTGGCCGACGGCGGAGGGTGTCACCTGCAGTTCCCGCGCGGCGAGCGCGAAGCTGCGGTTGCGCGCCACCGCCTCGAAGGCGCGCAAGGCGTTCAGGGGATAAGGCCCCGTCACTTTCCGTGCGCTTTCGTCAGGCGCGCGGGGTCACTCTGCGGCGACTGCGAGCGAGGCGGCGGCGTGGCGGTGCTCCGGGACCGGCAGGCCGAGGTGGCCGCGTAGGGTGCCGTGCGCGTATTCGGTGCGGAACAGGCCGCGGCTCTGCAGGATCGGCACGACCCGTTCGCGGAAAAGCGCGAACTCGTCCGGTGCACCGACGACGATGTTGAAGCCGTCCGCCGCGCGGCCGGTGAACCAGCGCTCGATTTCGTTCGCGATCGTCTCGGGCGAACCGACAAAGCCCTTGCCGCCTGGGTTCTGGCCGCGCTGGGCCGCCTGCCGCAAGGTCAGCTTCTCCTCGCGCGCGGTGCGGATGATCCGCTCGGCCGCGCCCTTGTAGCTGTTGAGCGTGACGCCGGTGAGATCGGGGAACGGTGCGTCCAGATCGTACTGGCTGAAGTCGTGGTAGTTGAACGCGCGGCCGAGCTGGACGAGCAGCTTGTCGATATCGAGGTTCTCCGCGCGCTCGCGCTCGATGCGGTGGGCTTCCTCATCCGTCTCGGCGATCAGCGGGAACAGGCCGGGGAGCACCTTGATCGCGTCCGCATCGCGGCCGAGCGCGGCGGCGCGCGCCTTGAGGTCGGCGTAGTACTGCTGGCCCGACGCGAAATCAGGGGAGGCGGCGAACGTGGCTTCGGCGATGTGCGCGCCCAGGTTGCGGCCTTCGTCGCTGTCGCCCGCCTGGAAGATCACCGGCTGGCCCTGCCGTGAGCGGGTGAGGGCCAGCGGCCCGGCCACCGCGAAATGGCGGCCCTTGTGGTCGAGGCGGTGCTGCTTGTCCTTGTGCAGGAACAGGCCCGATTGCTTGTCGCGCGGGAAGGCGTCATCTTCGTAGCTGTCCCATAGGCCCTGCACGACCTCGACGAATTCCTGCGCGCGTTCGTAGCGCACGGCGTGGTCGAAGTGCTCCTCCCGGCCATAGTTGCGTGCGGCGCCTTCGAGTCCGGTGGTCACCACGTTCCAGCCCGCGCGGCCCCGGCTGATGTGGTCGAGCGAACCGAACTGGCGCGCCACGTTATAGGGCTCCCAGTAGCTCGTCGTCAGCGTGCCGACGAGGCCGATGCGCGAGGTGTGCCCGGCGACGGCGGAAAGCAGCGTCAGCGGCTCCAGCCGGTTGAGGAAGTGCGGCGAGGTGTCAGGCGTGATGAACGGGGAATCGACGATGAACACCAGGTCGAACTTGGCGTCCTCGGCGAGTTTCGCGTTGGTGATGTACCAGTCGATGTCGACGCTGGCATCGCCCGGCACGTCGGGATGGCGCCAGTTGTACTGATCGTTGCCTACGCCGGTAAGTATCGCGCCAAGATGAAGCTGCCGTTCGCTCATGAGATTGTACCCGTTCGTCGATGATGATGGGCCGAGCGTAATCGACGTGGACACCCGCGAATAACGAGGGTTTCCCATAGCGATATTCGCGGCGCTAAACGGACGCGATCAGTATGACCAATTCTCAAGCGAGGGCTGCGACTTCCAATTTGTCTGATCGACAGGCCGCCCATACCCATCGCTTACCAGGTCAGGCCTCGGCGGCTATTTGACATCAAAACGCCGATATGAATGCCATGCTGGTGAGACATGCTGAAAAGGCCCTGCACGCTGCGACAGCGTGCGCGCCGGATGCACCCTGACCTCGGGGATATCCTTTTTCGAAAAACGACAGGTCGGGCCGGATTTCGCCGCTCCCGCAGCTTCCGTTCCGGGGGCCGGAGCGGTGCGCCCGACGCATATACAGGGGTGAACAATGCGCAAATCGGCACGCCATAAGGGCCATGCCTTGGGATCGGGCAGCAGCAGGCAGGCTCTGGGCTGCATGCTCGCACTGGCGGTAGGGGGGACGGCGACGCCCGCCTTCGCGGCAGACGAAGCGGAAGGCGCGGACAGCAGCGATGCGGCGGCGGAAATCCTCGTCGAAGGGACGCGCTCGCGCGGCTCGGTGGTAGAGGCCGGGCCGCTCGGCACGCGCACCATTCTGGAGACGCCGTTCTCGGTTTCCGCCGCCGATACCGACCAGATCAACCGCATCGCCGCGACGACGATCGACGCCGCGTTCAATTACGATCCATCCGTACGCTCCAACAATTCGGGGCTGGCATCGGGCAATACCTTCAGCATTCGCGGGCAGGCGGTGGACCTCACCAACGGCTACAAGTATGACGGGCTGGCCTTCCCCTACTGGTTTCAGGACCACCCGATCGAGGCGGTCGAGCAGATCCAGGTGCTGAAAGGCGCGGGCGGCTTCGTCTACGGCTATGCCTCGCCTTCGGGCGTGGTGAACTTCATCTCGAAGAAGCCGACCGACCAACTGGTCGCCACCGCCGGGTTCTCCTTGCGCAGTTCCAGCATCTGGCGCGCGCACGTCGATATCGGCGGGCCGCTGACCGAGACGGGTTCCACCGCATTCCGCCTCAACGCGGTGGAAGAACAGGGCACGCTCTACAACGGCGCCTACAACAAGAATACTTTCGCGCAGTTGTGGCTGCAGGGCGAGATCACGCCCGACCTGACGTGGAGCGTCGACGGCTATTACCAGCGCACATGGCAGGCGGGGCAATCGAACACCGTCAGCTTCACCACCGGGGTCACGTCGCTGGCGACGATGAGCGGGGCGGATTTCAACCTCGCCTCGAAATCCACGCACAAGTTCAACGACATCAATCAGGTGACCGGCCGCCTGAACTACCAGATCGCGCCTGACTGGAAGATTTCCGCCGCGCTGCGCTATTCGGCGCTGGACGAGCGGTTCACCGGCAATACCGCGCAGATCACCAACAATGCGGGCGATTATCGCGTCGGCGTGCTGGGGATGAACCGCAAGTTCACGTATCATGTCGGGCAGTTGTCGATCGACGGCACTTTCCATACCGGCGCGATCGAGCATGCCGTGGTCGCCGGGTTTGATTACTTGGACGTCGATTACGACTACGACTACAATCCGTACACGGCCACGCGGGTGCCAACGGTGTCGTACGACTTCAACCTGACCGGCAACATCTACGCGAACAACGTGCCCGACTGGGCTTTCGCTTCCTACACCCGCGCCGACGGGCAGGTGGTGACGGGCCGCCAGTTCCAGCGCCCGCCCGACTGGTTCCGCTATCAGGAAATCCGCCAGCGCGGCCTGTTCCTCAGCGATACGCTGAAGCTGGGTAATGCCGAACTGATGCTGGGCGGCCGCTACACCTTCTATACCGAGCGCAATTACGAGCCGGTGCTGGCGGATACGAACTACCGCGAGAACAGCTTCACTCCCGTCGCCGCGCTCAGCTACGACGTAGCACATGGCGTCCGAGCTTATGTTTCCTACGTGCAGGCCCTGCAGCGCGGCACGCAGGCCCCCGCCAATGCGCTGAACTATGGCGAGAGCTTCGGCCCGATCAAGAGCACGCAGTACGAGGCGGGCATCAAGGTCGATCGCGGCACCTGGGGCGCGACGCTCGCGGCGTTCCGCACCAAGGTGCCGTCCGAGTTCCTCGACACGACAAGCTACTGGGTGCGCGACGGCGAGCGGCGGTTCCAGGGTATCGAGTTCGACGCGCACTGGCAGGCGACGCCCGAAGTGCTGCTGAAGTTCGGCGCCGCCTATCTCGACGCGGTGCAGACCAAGGCATCGAGCGCGGCGCTGGTCGGCAAGAAGGTGCCGGGCGCTACCGCGTTCCAGACCTCGGGCTTCGTCGAATATTCGCCCGCGTTCCTGCCCGGCTTCTCGGCGTTCGGCGGCGTGCGCTATTCGGGCAAGGCTTACGGGCAGGTGACGAATACCTTCATCTACAAGCCGGTGACCGTCGGCGATGCGGGCATCTCCTATGAACTGCCGATCGAGGGGCGCTCGGTCACGGTTTCGGGCAATGTCCAGAACATCACCAATGAGCAGTACTGGGTGCCGGGCTCGGGCGGCGTCTCCTTGTCGGCGGGTGCGCCACGCACGTTCAGCCTGAACCTGACGGCCTCCACCGGGCCGATCGAGCGGCGCGATTCCGAGTGGAGCGAAGGCTCCGGAACCGGCGGCTTCTACATCGGCGCGGCGGCGGGCGGCACGAAGATCAACGACGGCAGCTTCGATATCCGCGCCCGCGTGAACCCCGCGCTGGGTGTGGATCGTAGTGGCCTGAAGACCTCGTACAAGACCGGATGGGAACTCGCCGGGAGGCTGGGCTATGACTTCGGCTTCCTGCGCACCGAACTCGAACTGGCGCGCCAGCAGTTCGATCTCGACCGGGTTGCGCTGAATTCGACGCGCATCGCGGTCGATCCGGTGGCCCGCTCCGCCGGGATCTACGACGATCCTTCCGGCACCACCCGCATCCAGTCGATCCTGCTCAACGGTCTGGCCGATATCGCCACCGGCTCGCGCTGGTCGCTGGAGGCGGGCGGCGGCATTGGCGTGGCGCGGATCAACCAGTACCGCTGGAAGCTGGAGGCGGACGAGAGCAGCACCTTCGCCTACGAGAACAAGGTGCGCTTCGCCTGGCAGGCCGTGGCCGGCGTGCGCTATGCCTTGTCGGACCGGCTCGATGCGACACTGCGCTATCGCTATCTCAATGTGTCCGACGCGTTCCTGCAGACGACCACCGCCAATGCCATCGAAGGCGCATTCCGCACGCATAGCGTGGTGGTGGGCCTGAACTACGCTCTGTAACCTTTCCGGCGGTTATGGAGCCCGATGACGAAGCCACCACGAGGGGGGTGGTGGCTTCGTCTCGGTCAGAAAGTCTCGACGAGATCGCGCATGGCTTTCAGGTCGGCGCCGTTCAGGGGGACGTAGCCGTCGTCCTCTTCGCCGTGGCGGGCGATGATCGCCTGCCCCTCGTTCGAGAGCAGGAAGCGCAGCAGGCCCTTGGCCGCCGGGTCGATCTGCCTGCCCGGCGCCTTGTCGACATAGATGTTGAGGAAGTACGAGATCGGCCATGCGCCCCGGTCCTTGCCCGCTTGAGGCAGGACGTAAGGGCCGCCGTCGCGTGCGGACAGCGGCAGGACGCGCACGCCTTCCGGTGCTTCGCCCGCGTCGATCCATGTCGCATAGCCGATGCCGCGAGGGTCCGCCGCGACGGCGGCGAGGATCGCCTTGCCGCTCGGCATCGCTTGGTAGCGGGCGCTGAAGGGAAGTCCGTCCAGCTTCGAGGCGCGCATGGCCGAGCCGAACCCGCCATCGTCGCGCGCACCGTAGACGTGGATCGCGCCTGCCGCGGCGCCCAGATTCGACCAGTCGGCAATGTCGCCGCCCGGTGCTCCGGCCGCGAAGACGCGCTTCACTTGCGCCATCGATAGTCCGGCAAGCGGGTTGCGCGCGTTGACGTAGATCGCCGGCGGCGTCTTGCCGTTCGCGCGGGGACCGTGGCCGGCATAGGCGATGCGGATGCGCACCGGATCGTAGCCCTTCACCTGCCGGAAGCCGTCGAGGTCGTTCTCCCACAGCTCACGGCCCATCGGCGCGAAGATCGTGGTTCCGGCCGTCAGCGCAGGCATCGCGGTGGAGGAGCCGCGCAAGTCGGCGGTGAAGCGCACCTTGGGCGCGTGACGCGCATAGGCGGCGAGCATGTCGGGCATGATCGTCGTCAGCGTATCGCTGCCGATGATCGACAGGCTGCCGTCCGGGGCGACGTAGCCCGCCTCACGCCGCGGGATCGTGATCCCGTGCAGCCTTGCGATCCGTTCCCGCGCATCGGTCAGCGCGGCGGCATCGAGCGGCTTGTACATCGCCAGTACCGCCTTCAGCCGCGTCTGTCCGTGGTCCGAGAACAGCGCCTGCAGCACCGGCTTCACCCGCTCATCGATGGCGCCGTCCTTGTCGCAGCGCGCGTAAAGGTAGAGCCCCTGCATCACTGGCACCGCCAGCGGCAGGCCGCCGGAAAAGCGGCGCACGGCGGCGCGCTCGATCACGGTCATCTCGCGCGGGATCACGGCGAGCGCGATGGTGCCTTGCGTCAGCAGCGGCATCGCTCCGGCAGGGCCGACGATGCGGGGGGACAGGCCGCTGGCTGCCGCTGCGACGGCATCCGTTTCCGGGCCACCGCCAATGGCAAGGCCACCGTCCGCCAGCACGTAGCGCGCCAGCAGCGGCTGCGCCTCGGGGATCGGCCCGCTGTCCTGCGCCGATGCGGAGCCCGCGAGCAGGGCGGCTGCCAGCGCGAAGCCAAGCGCGCGCCTCACTTCTTCACCTTGCACACTTTCGCGCCCGCGCGCGCCCATATGATCGCGGCGTCGAACAGCTTGCGGCCGGTATCGGTCATGCGGGTGAAGCTGTTGTTCTCCATGCCGATGAACACCCGGCGCGCGGGCGCGAGGTGGTCGTGGTCCATCGTCGCGCCCGCCTCGTAGCCGAACAGTGTCGCCTTGTCCGGTTCGCCCGGCCAGGTCATGATGACGTCGGCGCCGAGCCCGGGCTTGCCCCAGCCTGCGGGCGTGCGCGCCTCGGTCCAGGCGCCAAGGCCCGCCGGAATGCCCGCCGCCATCGGATGCGGCGCGCGCACCAGCCAGAAGTAGTGGCCGGTCTCCAGTTCGCCGAAGTCGGTGTCGCGGCGCAGCCCGGTCATCCACAAGTCGTCGAGAAGGTCGTTCTCCCAGGTCACCAGCGGCACGCCCATGTCGCGCCAGCGCGCGATCATGGGGCGGTTGGCGGTGAACTGGTTGGAGCGCACCGTCGAGGACATGACGACAAGGTCGAACCCGCAAGGGTCCGGCGCGCCGTCCAGCCCTTCGCTGGTGGTGACGGCGTAGCCCATCGCCTCCAGCCGCGCCTTGACCGCCGGGTCGGCCGAACCGCCGGGGGGATCGGCGCGCATCAGGAACAGCACCTTGCCGGCATCCGCCGCCAACGCCGGGGCGGGAGCCGTGCCGATGGCCAGCGCCAGCAGCGCGGCGGCGAATGCCTTGGTCATCGTCAGAACCCTCCGCTCAGGCCGACGAGGAAGCTGCGGCCCTCGCCCGGCGTGATCTGCGCGCGGGAGACGGTGCTGGCGATATAATACTGATTGGTGATGTTCTTGACGTTCACCGTCAGGCGCACCTTGTCGGCCAGCTTGTACCACAGGCTGCTGTCGAAGCGGGTGTAGCCGCCGACCGAGAAGGTGTTCTCCAGATTGCCCATGCGGTTGCTCGCCGCAACCACGCCGCCGCCGAGGCCGAAGCGGCTCAGCGGGCCGTCCACCGGCTCCAGCGTCACCCACAGGCTGCCGCTCCACTTGGGCACGCCGATCAGCTTGTTGCCCTTGGCGTAGTCGGTGGAGGAGCGCACGGTGGCGTCGGTATAGGCGCCGTTGGCGATGACCTTGACGCTCGGCGTGATCGCGCCGGACATGTCGAACTCGACACCCTGCGAACGCTGGACGCCCGCGTTGATGTTGTAGCCGACGTTGTTGGGGTCCTGCTGCGTCACGTTCTCACGCGTCAGCTGGTAGACCGACAGCGTGGAGGCAAGGCGGCCGCCGAACAGTTCGGCCTTGATGCCGGCCTCGTACTGCTTGCCCTTTTCCGGATCGATCGGCTTGCCGTCGATGGTCGGTTCGGGCTTGGACTGGAACGAGCGGGTGAAGTCGGCGAACAGCGAGACGTTCGGCACCGGCTTGAACACCACGCCCACGCGCGGCGACCATGCCTTGTCGTCCGAGGCATACTGGGTGGAGCCGTGGTCCGACTGCTGGGCATGGTCGTAGCGCACGCCGGCAAGCAGGTTGACATGCTCGCCGATGTCGATCTGGTCCTGCAGGTAGCCGGACAGCGACTTGGACTTCACCTCGCGGTCGGCGGCAAGGACGAACGTGCCCGGCTGCGCGCCGTATTCGGGGTTGTCGATGTCGATGCGGGCCAGCGTGGCCCGCGCGAAGGTACGGAAGCGGTAGGACTTCACATACTCGCCGCCGAACACGACCGTGTGCCCGATCCCTCCGGTGGAGAAGCGCGCGACCATGTCGGCCTGCGCATCGTAGTTGTGATTGTTCTCGTGCTGCTCGACGGCGGTGCGGGTGACGGTGCGCGCGCCGGTGATGGCATTGACGGCGACGGACGTGCCGTAATTGATGCCGAACAGGTCGAGCTTGCCCTCGTCGTAGTGGCCGATCTGGCGGACCGTCAGCCAGTCGGCCAGTTCATGCTCGATGCGGTAGTTGAACTCGTAGCGGCTGGATTCGGTGGTCGCCCAGGCTTCGCCCAGGAACCGCTCGCGCGGGAGGTTGACGACGAGATCGCCGTCGGCGTCGGTGGTGGCGACGATG carries:
- a CDS encoding FecR family protein; translation: MDTASWPSSAGQHLMESDKTPERQAADWFIALREEPDDVSLATRFEHWLMASSAHAAAWKEMGETARLLGAVSQHAATLPLPTLKGGRRRAAAHFVGRHYGKAAMAMAASVAGLILAGPAMVTRMEADHVTGSGEVKSVQLSDGSNIELGPDSAVAIDYRAGQRTVRLLAGRAMFEVRHDPHRVFRVAAGDVSTRVLGTGFEVRKIKRGATVAVLHGRVAVDSQTGNALLQAGDWVSVDGTEGITHGHQIPQLTGSWSRRSIILQNRTIEDAIDELRPWFNGRIILADRDLRQRTVTGVYDARRPARSLSLMVSPYGGAVQQITPWLLIVTRQW
- a CDS encoding RNA polymerase sigma factor, translating into MKPTHSPFALYEEHLGKLVLYARQVSGEVRGAEDIVHDAWLLMERKAENAIIHEPVGYVRRVIRNLIFERNRRRRETSLAPEDMPDIVDERPSVEAQIMGREAMQLVLDAIEAMPDRQKIAIRLYHFEGLRLKDVAAQLGLSLSYTQNLIAQGMEICDRQRRLGL
- a CDS encoding siderophore-interacting protein gives rise to the protein MMRPGVQAGAETENADRKLREAEHDRGLQQVSATVVSAVRPSLSLLRIKARLETDELAAEWSLPNVAFRILLGSDQASRIYTVRRYDPETALFDFDIVQHPHDSPMMEWGASLKIGDSFTIVGPRQHLIIPQANGRRVALFLDASGIPALFALMQQWPEGLAGEGWILTDDSAAFAELPAIPGLVLHRIGNRAGRSGTALLERAEALHDPAAHILWGAGERSEMRAIRQYFLSAGLEKRDVAVSGYWKRGVSNSEIDLRRRESYERLIAQGGTLADFDDLAVEI
- a CDS encoding TetR/AcrR family transcriptional regulator — translated: MTPEPLRPRRGRPPSITRERIAAIGIEMGLSDLTFVGVASRLGISHKALYKHVPSIEALRVLVAEEMFGSWSLPPADEETLEAYLLRFSQSLRDLVRSHPGLAWFLVRQKATTPAMMAKIYAHHEAVSSKYEISLDNARWLLSTIALHCIALADTVFAIVREEGGVPDQSEPSALEIDFELGMRALIIGVMVMLEGRR
- a CDS encoding LysR family transcriptional regulator, with amino-acid sequence MTGPYPLNALRAFEAVARNRSFALAARELQVTPSAVGQLVARLERDLGTELFARPRRGPGDLSLTPRAARALPDLQEGFASLSRAVTYLERGG
- a CDS encoding LLM class flavin-dependent oxidoreductase; its protein translation is MSERQLHLGAILTGVGNDQYNWRHPDVPGDASVDIDWYITNAKLAEDAKFDLVFIVDSPFITPDTSPHFLNRLEPLTLLSAVAGHTSRIGLVGTLTTSYWEPYNVARQFGSLDHISRGRAGWNVVTTGLEGAARNYGREEHFDHAVRYERAQEFVEVVQGLWDSYEDDAFPRDKQSGLFLHKDKQHRLDHKGRHFAVAGPLALTRSRQGQPVIFQAGDSDEGRNLGAHIAEATFAASPDFASGQQYYADLKARAAALGRDADAIKVLPGLFPLIAETDEEAHRIERERAENLDIDKLLVQLGRAFNYHDFSQYDLDAPFPDLTGVTLNSYKGAAERIIRTAREEKLTLRQAAQRGQNPGGKGFVGSPETIANEIERWFTGRAADGFNIVVGAPDEFALFRERVVPILQSRGLFRTEYAHGTLRGHLGLPVPEHRHAAASLAVAAE
- a CDS encoding TonB-dependent siderophore receptor codes for the protein MRKSARHKGHALGSGSSRQALGCMLALAVGGTATPAFAADEAEGADSSDAAAEILVEGTRSRGSVVEAGPLGTRTILETPFSVSAADTDQINRIAATTIDAAFNYDPSVRSNNSGLASGNTFSIRGQAVDLTNGYKYDGLAFPYWFQDHPIEAVEQIQVLKGAGGFVYGYASPSGVVNFISKKPTDQLVATAGFSLRSSSIWRAHVDIGGPLTETGSTAFRLNAVEEQGTLYNGAYNKNTFAQLWLQGEITPDLTWSVDGYYQRTWQAGQSNTVSFTTGVTSLATMSGADFNLASKSTHKFNDINQVTGRLNYQIAPDWKISAALRYSALDERFTGNTAQITNNAGDYRVGVLGMNRKFTYHVGQLSIDGTFHTGAIEHAVVAGFDYLDVDYDYDYNPYTATRVPTVSYDFNLTGNIYANNVPDWAFASYTRADGQVVTGRQFQRPPDWFRYQEIRQRGLFLSDTLKLGNAELMLGGRYTFYTERNYEPVLADTNYRENSFTPVAALSYDVAHGVRAYVSYVQALQRGTQAPANALNYGESFGPIKSTQYEAGIKVDRGTWGATLAAFRTKVPSEFLDTTSYWVRDGERRFQGIEFDAHWQATPEVLLKFGAAYLDAVQTKASSAALVGKKVPGATAFQTSGFVEYSPAFLPGFSAFGGVRYSGKAYGQVTNTFIYKPVTVGDAGISYELPIEGRSVTVSGNVQNITNEQYWVPGSGGVSLSAGAPRTFSLNLTASTGPIERRDSEWSEGSGTGGFYIGAAAGGTKINDGSFDIRARVNPALGVDRSGLKTSYKTGWELAGRLGYDFGFLRTELELARQQFDLDRVALNSTRIAVDPVARSAGIYDDPSGTTRIQSILLNGLADIATGSRWSLEAGGGIGVARINQYRWKLEADESSTFAYENKVRFAWQAVAGVRYALSDRLDATLRYRYLNVSDAFLQTTTANAIEGAFRTHSVVVGLNYAL